A genomic region of Bradyrhizobium sp. ORS 278 contains the following coding sequences:
- a CDS encoding septal ring lytic transglycosylase RlpA family protein has translation MASNRRERAPADDNETVLVSSRLRRWRTASAARVGWMIAALAAASLAACARSPLTAQPVAAPGHQAALTPAAPPQTSSQESPPALTTAPAAPAPKPRRPHYLPRGIASYYTAPQPTANGEVFDAFAMTAAHRSLPFGTRLRVTRLDTGQSVTVRINDRGPYIDGRIVDLSYAAAAKLGMVETGLANVRLDVLRWPKPKVRNPPPQQVAPGNARPLPRAAPTRLTLLWVREGGMPISR, from the coding sequence ATGGCGTCGAACCGCCGTGAACGTGCGCCGGCCGACGACAACGAGACCGTCCTGGTCTCGTCCCGGCTACGCAGATGGCGGACGGCAAGCGCCGCGCGCGTTGGCTGGATGATCGCGGCGCTCGCGGCTGCGTCGCTCGCCGCGTGTGCCCGCTCGCCCCTGACCGCGCAGCCAGTTGCCGCGCCGGGCCATCAGGCCGCGCTCACACCGGCCGCGCCGCCGCAGACGTCATCTCAGGAAAGCCCTCCGGCGCTGACCACGGCGCCGGCCGCACCAGCGCCCAAGCCGCGCAGGCCGCATTACCTGCCCCGCGGCATCGCCAGCTACTACACGGCGCCACAGCCGACCGCGAATGGCGAAGTGTTCGACGCCTTTGCGATGACTGCCGCGCATCGCAGCCTGCCGTTCGGCACGCGGCTGCGCGTGACGCGGCTCGACACCGGCCAGTCGGTGACGGTGCGCATCAACGACCGCGGCCCCTATATCGATGGCCGCATTGTCGACCTGTCCTACGCCGCAGCCGCCAAGCTCGGCATGGTGGAGACGGGCCTCGCCAATGTCCGCCTCGACGTGCTGCGCTGGCCGAAACCGAAGGTCCGCAATCCGCCGCCGCAACAGGTTGCGCCCGGCAATGCCAGGCCGTTGCCGCGCGCGGCGCCGACCCGCCTCACGCTGTTGTGGGTGAGAGAGGGCGGCATGCCGATCAGCCGGTGA
- a CDS encoding sterol desaturase family protein, which produces MARLAFVGERIAIQPLLFACGPDVIHNKISYYAELFIYPIVIVALLLLDLARHGFAAHPRWLLAAAGGAMLWTLAEYLVHRFLYHEVAVLKQLHGLHHDRPSDLIGSPVWVSVVIFASFFALVAQVVDLQIASGMTAGLLAGYLLYLLVHDAVHRWPLAGPLPLHAWLRGCRLRHIRHHRDPHPGNFGVVTAFWDEVFGTALARPTRNA; this is translated from the coding sequence ATGGCGCGGCTGGCCTTCGTCGGGGAGCGCATCGCCATCCAACCTCTCCTGTTTGCGTGCGGGCCCGACGTGATTCACAACAAGATCAGCTACTACGCCGAACTGTTCATCTATCCGATCGTCATCGTCGCGCTGCTGCTGCTCGATCTCGCGCGCCACGGCTTCGCCGCGCATCCGCGCTGGCTGCTGGCGGCCGCCGGCGGCGCGATGCTGTGGACGCTGGCCGAATATCTCGTGCACCGCTTCCTGTATCATGAGGTCGCCGTCCTGAAGCAGCTCCACGGCCTGCATCATGACCGGCCGAGCGATCTCATCGGCTCACCGGTCTGGGTGAGCGTCGTCATCTTCGCGAGCTTCTTCGCGCTGGTGGCGCAGGTGGTGGACCTGCAGATAGCGAGTGGCATGACCGCCGGCCTGCTGGCGGGCTATCTGTTGTATCTTCTGGTCCACGATGCGGTGCATCGCTGGCCTCTGGCGGGGCCGTTGCCGCTGCATGCCTGGCTGCGCGGCTGCCGGCTGCGTCATATCCGCCATCATCGCGACCCCCATCCCGGCAATTTCGGCGTCGTCACCGCGTTCTGGGACGAGGTGTTTGGAACCGCGCTGGCAAGGCCGACGCGCAACGCCTGA
- a CDS encoding TadE/TadG family type IV pilus assembly protein, with product MPAGLSSRARSFLADIEAVAATEFAIVLPFLLMLLLGGVELGNGMAIGVKVSAASHTVADLVAQNIQISASKMQDILQASNAIIAPYPMKDVSGNSLVTVTVSEVSTDDSGNATVRWSQSTSTTGARAIGQTMKLSAFTTTTPTNANISLILGEVSYAYKPNLGSGVTGPVTISDSYYLFPRCATNGPSSSSTGPYYDVKLTSTTTCTCVQHVQQKTC from the coding sequence ATGCCTGCCGGCCTGTCATCACGCGCGCGCAGCTTCCTGGCCGACATCGAGGCCGTTGCCGCGACAGAGTTCGCGATCGTGCTGCCGTTCCTGCTGATGCTGCTGCTCGGCGGCGTCGAGCTCGGCAATGGAATGGCGATCGGCGTCAAGGTCAGCGCGGCGTCGCACACGGTTGCCGATCTCGTCGCGCAGAACATCCAGATCTCTGCCTCGAAGATGCAGGACATCCTGCAGGCCTCGAACGCGATCATTGCGCCCTATCCGATGAAGGACGTCTCGGGCAATTCGCTGGTGACCGTCACGGTCTCCGAAGTCTCGACCGACGACAGCGGCAATGCTACGGTGCGATGGAGCCAGTCGACCAGCACGACCGGAGCGCGAGCTATCGGCCAGACGATGAAGCTGTCGGCCTTCACCACGACGACGCCGACCAATGCCAACATCTCGCTGATCCTCGGCGAGGTGTCCTACGCCTACAAGCCCAATCTCGGCTCCGGCGTCACCGGTCCGGTCACCATCTCCGACAGCTATTACCTGTTTCCGCGCTGCGCGACCAACGGTCCGTCGTCGTCGAGCACCGGCCCCTATTACGACGTCAAGCTGACGTCGACGACGACCTGCACCTGTGTCCAGCACGTGCAACAGAAGACCTGTTGA
- a CDS encoding TadE/TadG family type IV pilus assembly protein — protein MDKRAPSPTARGRFCRDFLGDRRGATAVEFGLVAAPFLALVIALIQTFLVFFAQQLLESVAQQSARAVMTGQVRASSMTADAFKQNVVCQKIRIFFDCNGMMIDMQVVSSWSAASVSPPTLTFNSSGGVSNTWQYTPGTNGDIVVLRIMYIWPVMLGPLGFNLSNLSNGNRLIMSTAAFQNEP, from the coding sequence ATGGACAAGCGCGCACCGTCACCGACTGCCCGTGGCAGGTTCTGCCGCGATTTCCTGGGGGACCGCAGGGGCGCGACGGCCGTCGAGTTCGGCCTGGTCGCCGCACCGTTCCTTGCCCTCGTGATCGCGCTGATCCAGACCTTCCTCGTGTTCTTCGCCCAGCAGCTGCTCGAATCGGTCGCGCAGCAATCGGCGCGCGCCGTGATGACCGGTCAGGTGCGAGCCAGCTCCATGACCGCGGATGCCTTCAAGCAAAATGTGGTCTGCCAGAAGATCCGCATCTTCTTCGATTGCAACGGCATGATGATCGACATGCAGGTGGTCAGCAGCTGGTCTGCCGCCAGTGTGTCGCCGCCGACGCTGACGTTCAACAGCAGCGGCGGCGTCTCCAATACCTGGCAGTACACCCCCGGGACCAATGGCGACATCGTGGTGCTTCGGATCATGTACATCTGGCCGGTCATGCTCGGCCCACTCGGGTTCAATCTATCCAACCTGTCGAACGGCAACCGGCTCATCATGTCGACGGCCGCGTTTCAGAACGAACCCTAG
- a CDS encoding TadE/TadG family type IV pilus assembly protein: protein MLHGLVLRFARDRCANVAVIFALMMVPTIYLLGMALDYTQALRKQGQLDAAADAAAIAAVRPAMLSVTDTSVVKNTAAAVFATKAAMNGLTAVPTPDITVTDSGLQRTIQVSYVARSINNFPSVLGSPSWQVKGSATAQASSAPNMNFYLLLDDSPSMAIAATQTDIDNLIAATSKQPGGSKNCGFACHEVHPNLDSGASSSTVDNLSIARSKSITLRIDLVVNAVKQLLVGPYTCPQAGISGGVMQCMSAINNTTYKAAIYTFDYNLNTIQTLTSPSSAGTKISNIQLLTVDHQNCVTTAICNTDFGTDISGALGGVNAIMPDPGTGTNQSGDTPQEVVFLVTDGVEDKLIASSSGCDPKATYPLPAAGSQVRCQQPLNTAVCDTIKKRNIRIAILYTEYLQLTTDNWYNSRIAQFNSPSSLSGTIAQRLQACASSPDFFATVQTGGDISDALTKLFLRVASSTAKLVQ, encoded by the coding sequence ATGCTGCACGGCCTGGTGCTTCGCTTCGCACGGGATCGCTGCGCCAACGTCGCGGTCATCTTCGCGCTGATGATGGTGCCCACCATTTATCTCCTGGGCATGGCGCTCGACTACACGCAGGCTCTGCGCAAGCAGGGACAGCTCGACGCTGCCGCCGATGCTGCGGCGATTGCCGCGGTCAGGCCGGCGATGCTGAGCGTGACCGACACCAGCGTCGTCAAGAACACGGCGGCTGCCGTGTTCGCAACCAAGGCGGCGATGAACGGCCTGACCGCCGTGCCGACACCGGACATCACGGTCACGGATTCCGGGCTTCAACGCACGATCCAGGTCTCCTACGTCGCGCGATCCATCAACAATTTCCCCTCCGTGCTCGGCAGTCCGTCCTGGCAGGTCAAGGGCTCGGCGACGGCGCAGGCCTCAAGTGCGCCGAACATGAACTTCTATCTGCTGCTCGACGACTCCCCGTCGATGGCGATCGCGGCGACGCAGACCGATATCGACAATCTGATCGCAGCAACGAGCAAGCAGCCGGGCGGATCGAAGAATTGCGGCTTCGCCTGCCACGAGGTGCACCCCAATCTCGACAGCGGCGCGAGCTCGTCGACGGTCGATAATCTCAGCATCGCGCGCAGCAAGAGTATCACGCTGCGAATTGATCTCGTTGTGAATGCGGTCAAGCAGCTTCTCGTCGGCCCTTACACCTGCCCGCAGGCCGGCATCAGCGGCGGCGTCATGCAGTGCATGTCGGCGATCAACAACACCACCTACAAGGCGGCGATCTACACCTTCGACTACAATCTGAACACGATCCAGACCCTGACCTCACCGAGCAGCGCGGGCACCAAGATCTCGAACATCCAGCTGCTCACGGTCGATCACCAGAACTGTGTCACGACCGCGATCTGCAACACCGACTTCGGCACCGACATCTCCGGCGCGCTCGGCGGCGTCAACGCCATCATGCCCGATCCCGGCACCGGCACGAACCAGAGCGGCGACACGCCGCAGGAAGTGGTCTTCCTGGTCACCGACGGCGTCGAGGACAAGCTGATTGCGAGCAGCAGCGGCTGCGACCCCAAGGCGACCTATCCGCTGCCCGCGGCCGGCTCGCAGGTGCGCTGCCAGCAACCGCTCAACACGGCGGTCTGCGACACCATCAAGAAGCGCAACATCCGCATCGCGATCCTCTACACCGAATATCTGCAGCTGACGACGGACAACTGGTACAACAGCCGCATCGCCCAGTTCAACAGTCCGTCCTCGCTGAGCGGCACGATCGCGCAACGGCTGCAGGCCTGCGCCTCCTCGCCCGACTTTTTCGCGACCGTGCAGACTGGCGGCGACATCTCGGACGCGCTCACCAAACTGTTCCTCAGGGTCGCGTCGAGCACGGCGAAGCTGGTGCAGTAA